One genomic segment of Triplophysa rosa linkage group LG22, Trosa_1v2, whole genome shotgun sequence includes these proteins:
- the snx18b gene encoding sorting nexin-18b, with translation MALRARALYDFISENPGEISVTENEVLTLCSEEVVDGWLEGTNSRGETGLFPASYVEIIKTDTSVQGNGTSASSEYYYQSSPQRRDTSNESTPTHSATYAGHLQQQQRHSFQTSQDSDDDWDEDWDDSGTAEEHHATPEKSGNARAGYSTTSSSASRRDSAQHSKSTATVGKNLNRFSTFVKSGGEAFVLGEGSALVRDGDKIFVVMGQYGPEWQENPDPFTCIIDDPTKQTKFKGMKSYMSYGLTPSHTQNKVNRRYKHFDWLYARLVEKFPVISVPHLPEKQATGRFEEDFISKRRKGLIWWMNHMTSHPVLSKCDVFQHFLTCSSNDEKAWKQGKRKAEKDDLVGANFFLTISPPALPLDLQEVESKVDGFKTFTRKMDENLMHVNVTINEFARKQITGFKKEYQRVGQAFRLLNQAFEFDQQVYSAPLNKAIAHTGEVYETIGDYFAQQPRQDLDPISDLLAIYQGHLANFPDIIHVQKGALTKAKESQKHGEEKDGAAGGGINERCNIISCATLAEIQHFHRIRVRDFKTQMQHFLQQQINFFQKITGKLEEARDMYDQA, from the exons ATGGCGCTCAGAGCGAGAGCTTTATACGACTTTATCTCTGAAAATCCCGGCGAGATCTCTGTGACAGAAAACGAAGTTTTAACTTTGTGCAGCGAGGAGGTTGTTGATGGTTGGTTGGAGGGCACGAACAGCAGAGGCGAGACCGGACTCTTCCCTGCATCATACGTGGAAATTATAAAGACTGACACATCGGTACAAGGCAACGGGACATCCGCTAGCTCTGAATATTACTACCAAAGTAGCCCTCAGAGGAGGGACACCTCAAACGAATCGACGCCCACTCATTCCGCTACTTACGCGGGACATCTTCAACAACAGCAACGGCACAGTTTTCAGACGAGCCAAGATAGCGACGACGATTGGGACGAGGACTGGGATGACAGCGGGACGGCGGAGGAGCATCACGCGACACCTGAAAAAAGCGGGAATGCTCGAGCTGGATATTCGACGACGAGTTCCTCTGCGTCGCGGCGCGATAGCGCGCAACACTCCAAAAGCACAGCAACCGTTGGAAAAAATCTCAACAGGTTTTCAACCTTTGTCAAGTCTGGCGGCGAAGCCTTCGTTTTGGGCGAAGGTTCAGCGTTGGTCAGAGATGGAGACAAAATATTTGTGGTTATGGGACAGTATGGGCCGGAATGGCAGGAGAACCCGGATCCGTTTACGTGTATTATTGACGACCCCACCAAACAGACCAAATTTAAAGGCATGAAGAGCTATATGTCATATGGACTTACGCCCAGTCATACACAGAACAAGGTCAATAGAAGATACAAGCACTTCGACTGGCTTTACGCCCGTCTCGTTGAAAAGTTTCCCGTTATTTCGGTGCCACATCTGCCAGAGAAACAGGCCACGGGGCGCTTTGAGGAGGATTTCATCTCCAAGCGTAGGAAAGGTTTAATATGGTGGATGAATCACATGACGAGTCATCCAGTTTTATCCAAATGTGATGTTTTCCAGCATTTCCTTACATGCAGCAGCAACGACGAAAAAGCTTGGAAGCAAGGCAAGAGAAAGGCAGAGAAGGACGACTTAGTTGGTGCCAACTTCTTCCTCACCATCTCCCCTCCAGCTTTACCCCTTGACCTACAGGAGGTGGAAAGCAAAGTAGATGGGTTCAAAACGTTCACCAGAAAGATGGACGAAAACCTCATGCATGTCAACGTCACCATCAATGAATTTGCCAGAAAGCAGATAACAGGTTTTAAAAAGGAATATCAGAGAGTCGGCCAGGCCTTCAGACTATTAAATCAGGCCTTCGAGTTCGACCAGCAAGTCTACTCCGCTCCGTTAAACAAGGCCATAGCACACACTGGAGAAGTGTACGAGACCATTGGGGATTATTTTGCGCAGCAACCCCGACAGGATTTAGACCCCATATCCGATCTTTTAGCGATTTACCAGGGACATCTTGCAAACTTTCCGGACATTATCCATGTTCAGAAAG GAGCCCTCACCAAGGCCAAGGAGAGCCAGAAACACGGGGAGGAAAAAGATGGAGCTGCAGGAGGCGGCATCAACGAACGCTGCAACATCATCTCCTGCGCCACGCTAGCCGAAATCCAGCACTTTCACCGCATACGTGTGCGCGACTTCAAGACACAGATGCAACATTTCTTACAGCAGCAGATTAACttctttcagaaaatcacagGCAAGTTGGAGGAAGCCAGGGACATGTATGATCAGGCGTAG
- the LOC130545991 gene encoding chondroitin sulfate proteoglycan 4-like: protein MRIHISFVWKLFGGVFALLSLSGGQVWGASFYGDGFVLLKTVELSSQTSFHVRFRTSGSNGLLFLAAGETDFLWVGLHSGRIQVRIDLGSGELTLRSDKSIALNDLTWHTVELDHDHDNITLTVDKTSLSTVKMQGSDFELSIQDGLFVGGVQDLNRPYLSAHQTFGFRGCLDEVFFNEHNLLSSLRPYAGYKMIHEASLGCSPQFSATVNDSMSFFSSKAYMTLPTWEVPQEGVFECELHTLHSEGILLYCSAGHGNYIALEIEEGHLVAVVKIGGSKTVLRSFMAIGDGGWHTLRLYLSHMNLQFTVGLEMHNSSFGVNVSTLKLTGPLYLGGVNFDTYAEVRKNGLLSTVAKRIGGGSFKGCLRNIRVNYQRTGLPRALVTKDISVGCEARTQLGPSNTSLLIVTTDSEADKRHFPLLKDLEILEGGCAPLEPKHIRINLEFSKFGIHQSQVMFRIQEQPVHGQLRLDVASDMEENTFSMQDLWHGRVMYVHGGSEDLLDFFKFSIFTSSKKEVPGYLKGNRLHRFNISITSVNDAPELSLPEGSLFILLEHSKRRLTTDVLRVIDPDTNSTDLIFSVLGNLNAQSGFLEVEERPVTSFTQHDLEQGKVSYVHKGVKNSRMALRVSDGDKVSNTVVFRIMAVPLKHKVTNNTGVEVTQGGATCITNKHLAVQVNVAKQSVEIRYDVTVPPMYGELQRLHSSGQWKPTTTFTQKLLEKERLRYRSTFHGTQQSNVTDSFKCKVTVSSLTTDELLFIVKIRWIRYKIPRNKIETDGEHRVILTPQEFHIVTKGVRLPESDLHIRMLTLPRKGNLFLDNTILKKNSTFTQQDISDHKLQYEVTEKPHEDTRDVFHFQVFSKFAMSGILEFRISIKANIHELVLNNHGLALLEGESKVITKEMLYSETPINGEIHYSITSTPKHGMLKKILRSNSSFSSDIITFTNQDILEESILYVHDDSETTHDAFTFQVTSVDSPKTKTGGTEGTFNISIQLVNDEKPIRVVDKVFHVVRDSQRLLSLEDLCYHDPDTDFDDKDLLYTRRKIPMGELVLVNDTTHKLYQFYQKDLEERRVLFVHKGVSYGRFVLFVSDGKHYTSTLLEVSAQDPYVKVVNNTGLLVQKGQMAILKSDHFSIITNVDVRRDEEVVFEVFQPPSHGTLYRNNIKTNTFTQHDLKMGYVMYHHDDSEILADSFNFTSKVRGVQLDVSVAVKVYLESHQQPPKVIHNNPILVEEGKPVKVNKKDLKVIHEDNTPHEIMYTVKTAPAHGFLRSSALEEDHYRGSPEKPIISFSQADINEGHIQYVQTKHGNINDSFSLDVTNSILTVYNLIVSVDIIPQHITLGVSNVTLKEGSSKALTQDVIKVTSRHFHGFQLVYLVTVGPYHGQIEHSRTPGVPIPSFTRVQAEHGFIFYVHDGSETRADNFTVVANDTDLRKHSLPFIVYVNITPINDEAPVVTVNRNLKVWKGSVTEITTEDLSSNDPDSPPETLEFIITPPNNGHVALKSAPSRPILNFTQEHINHGQLVFVHSGAVSGGFHFQVNDGLNFALRQIFSVTAQSLVISLEKNEELRVLPGSSKFISEDELLAITNDYGDITNRTITYTVTSPPRYGRLMAKQMDNSTQEISSFTQTMVKEEAVLYAQTEPVAWAASDSFTFTVSCPPSSLQAHTFNIHISYENTDKEHTSALHANTGAVVAEGSSVLIDESKLDASNLLGKLDNAEQHFYEVWYEITSPPQHGTIVVGEWNHTHERSKFSQFNLHKHGIIYVHDDSETTHDNFTFDVWLNPRGKPAERPQNADHVVSELFNITVTPVNDQPPVLKTGTPKLKVVWGDTVTLDPEYLYVEDQDTPPQEIHYTVIGKPKNGFLAFKGQLNKSVVTFTQADINDRRVHFIQKGEPSSGVIYLNITDGFHRPLYKLFSVEVENITILVVNNTGLTLLQGQMTVTLTLEQLAAVANERNAYIKYLVTTPPSHGTLIVMENPVTHFDQEDLRTGIVLYRMTDPSSYQDSFEFTVFTSETNLTNQVVNITVRPLIHLGEHVRIPNGIPVKLRKDVLDATELASLSGSDPVFEILEPPKHGKLVKVTFGLGGASHSVESFSFRDVEQGRVAIEENINFTAVYGNTTAGRHNVTVLHPLSDSFVFLLKAANVQPAVGEFVYVVLPYDPVTGKHLLSEPPLWPTRLPTFNRTTNLKSPMYPPSHTGPTTRPHRTAAKVKPRNRWGNHTRSRSTIPHVSRTTIGKLGPSPKNTLVRMESLPRPASDPLLIILPLLACLLLIVILVVLILVFRHRREKRAHPAMIQDLTENPGEDILARSPYLGQPERSLTVPSVIVTPLTPSCPGSPLLDTVHGGALLPAIERAVSPFLLCTWSPLDPNSVQQCSPATPPLKQNQYWV from the exons GGATAAAACCTCCCTCAGCACTGTTAAGATGCAAGGGTCCGACTTTGAACTGAGCATCCAGGATGGACTTTTCGTCGGCGGTGTCCAGGATCTGAATAGACCATACCTCTCTGCACACCAGACATTTGGCTTTCGAGGTTGTTTGGATGAAGTTTTCTTTAATGAACATAACCTCCTCTCCTCTCTTAGGCCTTACGCCGGATACAAAATGATTCACGAAGCGTCGCTTGGCTGCAGCCCACAGTTTTCAGCCACTGTGAACGACTCAATGAGTTTTTTCAGTTCCAAAGCGTACATGACTCTGCCTACATGGGAAGTGCCGCAAGAAGGCGTATTTGAATGTGAACTGCATACGTTGCATTCAGAAGGGATTCTTCTGTACTGCTCTGCGGGCCACGGTAACTACATTGCCCTGGAAATTGAAGAGGGACACCTTGTTGCAGTTGTTAAAATAGGTGGAAGTAAAACAGTATTACGTTCCTTCATGGCTATCGGTGATGGGGGATGGCATACGTTGAGACTCTATTTGTCCCATATGAATCTACAGTTTACTGTGGGTTTGGAGATGCACAATTCGAGCTTTGGCGTAAATGTCAGTACCTTAAAGCTTACTGGACCTCTTTACCTCGGTGGGGTGAATTTTGACACATATGCAGAAGTACGTAAGAATGGACTGCTCTCTACGGTTGCTAAGCGTATCGGAGGAGGGTCATTCAAAGGCTGTCTTAGAAACATCCGCGTAAATTATCAAAGGACGGGACTTCCGAGAGCATTGGTCACTAAGGATATTTCTGTTGGTTGTGAAGCACGAACGCAGCTTGGACCCAGTAACACAAGTCTATTAATAGTTACTACAGATTCTGAGGCAGACAAGCGACATTTTCCTTTGCTTAAAGATTTAGAGATTCTCGAGGGCGGATGTGCGCCACTGGAGCCGAAACACATTAGGATTAACCTGGAGTTCAGCAAATTTGGGATTCATCAATCCCAGGTTATGTTCCGCATCCAAGAGCAGCCGGTGCACGGGCAACTCCGTCTGGACGTCGCCTCCGATATGGAGGAAAACACCTTCAGTATGCAGGACCTCTGGCACGGCAGGGTCATGTATGTCCATGGAGGCTCCGAGGACCTACTCGACTTTTTCAAGTTTTCCATCTTCACCAGCAGCAAAAAGGAAGTGCCCGGTTATCTCAAAGGGAACCGCCTGCACAGATTTAACATCAGTATCACGTCCGTCAACGACGCCCCCGAATTAAGCCTCCCAGAGGGCAGTCTCTTCATTTTGCTGGAGCACTCAAAACGCCGTTTGACCACGGATGTCCTCAGGGTCATTGATCCCGATACTAATTCCACAGATCTGATATTCTCAGTCCTTGGTAACCTCAATGCCCAATCAGGCTTTTTGGAGGTCGAGGAACGTCCAGTGACCTCATTTACCCAGCATGATCTTGAGCAAGGTAAAGTGAGTTACGTCCACAAGGGTGTCAAGAACTCCAGAATGGCTCTCAGGGTGAGTGACGGAGATAAGGTGAGCAACACCGTGGTGTTTAGGATCATGGCTGTTCCCCTGAAACACAAAGTCACCAACAACACTGGAGTGGAGGTAACCCAAGGCGGCGCAACATGTATTACGAACAAACATCTAGCTGTTCAAGTGAATGTCGCTAAACAGTCGGTCGAGATTCGCTATGATGTCACAGTGCCACCAATGTATGGAGAGCTACAAAGACTTCATTCTAGTGGGCAGTGGAAGCCAACGACTACATTTACACAGAAGCTTCTTGAAAAGGAGCGTCTTAGATATCGCAGCACCTTCCACGGGACCCAGCAAAGTAACGTCACCGACAGTTTCAAATGTAAAGTCACCGTCAGCTCGCTAACTACGGACGAATTGTTGTTTATCGTGAAGATACGTTGGATTCGTTACAAAATCCCCAGAAATAAGATCGAGACTGACGGTGAGCACAGAGTAATATTGACACCTCAAGAATTCCACATTGTCACCAAAGGTGTAAGACTTCCAGAAAGCGACCTTCACATTCGTATGTTGACATTACCCAGAAAAGGAAATCTGTTTCTAGATaatactattttaaaaaagaactCCACGTTTACTCAACAAGACATTAGTGAtcataaattacaatatgaggTAACAGAAAAGCCTCATGAGGATACTCGAGACGTGTTTCACTTTCAGGTGTTCTCGAAATTCGCCATGTCAGGAATTCTTGAGTTCAGAATCAGTATCAAAGCAAATATTCATGAATTGGTTTTAAATAATCATGGACTTGCTCTTTTGGAAGGGGAGAGCAAGGTCATAACTAAAGAAATGCTTTACTCAGAGACACCCATCAATGGAGAAATACACTACAGTATCACCAGCACCCCTAAACATGGAATGTTAAAGAAAATATTGCGCTCTAACTCCTCCTTCAGCAGTGACATCATAACGTTCACCAATCAGGATATATTAGAAGAAAGTATCTTGTATGTCCATGATGATAGTGAAACCACACACGATGCGTTTACGTTCCAGGTTACATCTGTTGACTCTCCCAAAACGAAGACCGGTGGCACGGAGGGCACCTTTAATATTTCCATCCAGTTGGTTAATGATGAGAAACCCATCCGTGTTGTTGATAAAGTGTTTCATGTTGTACGTGACAGCCAGCGGTTACTTTCACTGGAAGACCTGTGCTATCATGATCCCGATACTGACTTTGATGACAAAGACCTGCTTTATACCAGACGAAAGATCCCAATGGGTGAGCTTGTCCTTGTAAATGACACCACACACAAGCTTTATCAATTCTATCAGAAAGATTTAGAAGAGAGAAGAGTGCTGTTTGTTCACAAAGGGGTGAGTTACGGTCGGTTTGTCCTCTTCGTATCGGACGGAAAACACTACACATCGACATTACTTGAGGTCTCCGCTCAGGACCCATATGTAAAGGTGGTTAACAACACTGGTCTGTTGGTCCAAAAAGGTCAGATGGCCATCTTAAAGTCGGATCATTTCAGTATAATCACTAATGTAGATGTTAGGCGTGATGAGGAAGTTGTCTTTGAGGTGTTTCAACCACCAAGCCATGGGACTCTTTACCGCAACAACATCAAAACAAATACTTTTACACAGCACGACTTGAAGATGGGCTACGTGATGTATCATCACGATGACAGCGAAATCCTGGCCGATTCTTTTAACTTCACCAGTAAGGTGAGAGGGGTCCAGCTGGATGTGAGCGTGGCTGTTAAGGTGTATCTTGAGAGCCATCAACAGCCCCCAAAAGTCATCCACAATAATCCAATCCTGGTGGAGGAGGGAAAACCGGTCAAAGTCAACAAGAAGGACCTCAAG GTCATTCATGAGGATAACACACCTCATGAGATCATGTATACTGTGAAGACGGCACCAGCTCATGGTTTTCTGCGGTCCTCTGCTCTAGAAGAAGATCACTACCGTGGTAGTCCGGAGAAGCCCATCATAAGCTTCTCACAGGCTGATATCAACGAAGGACACATTCAGTACGTCCAAACGAAACATGGAAACATTAATGACTCTTTCTCGCTTGACGTGACCAATAGCATTCTAACGGTGTACAATCTCATAGTCTCAGTGGATATTATACCACAGCACATCACTTTAGGGGTGTCTAATGTGACTCTGAAAGAGGGTTCATCTAAAGCCCTCACTCAAGACGTCATCAAAGTCACCAGCAGACACTTTCATGGATTCCAGCTTGTTTATCTTGTGACTGTGGGACCTTATCATGGTCAGATTGAGCACTCGAGGACCCCGGGTGTTCCCATTCCATCCTTCACCAGAGTTCAG GCTGAACATGGGTTTATATTCTATGTCCATGATGGAAGTGAGACCAGGGCTGATAATTTTACAGTGGTGGCCAATGATACGGATCTCAGGAAGCACAGTTTGCCTTTTATTGTTTATGTCAATATAACACCCATAAATGATGAAGCCCCAGTTGTAACTGTCAACAGAAACCTCAAg GTGTGGAAAGGGTCTGTGACAGAGATAACTACCGAAGACCTTAGCTCTAATGATCCAGATTCTCCTCCAGAGACACTAGAATTCATCATCACACCACCAAATAATGGGCATGTGGCCCTGAAGAGCGCCCCCTCCAGACCAATTCTGAACTTCACACAGGAGCACATCAATCACGGCCAGCTGGTGTTTGTACATAGTG GTGCCGTGTCAGGAGGATTTCACTTTCAAGTCAATGATGGGCTGAACTTTGCTCTAAGACAGATCTTCAGTGTCACAGCTCAATCTCTGGTCATAAGCTTGGAGAAAAATGAAGAGCTGAGAGTGCTCCCAG GTTCTTCAAAGTTTATTTCTGAAGACGAGCTGTTGGCAATCACAAATGACTATGGTGATATTACAAATCGCACCATCACCTATACTGTGACCTCTCCTCCAAGATACGGCAGACTTATGGCGAAACAAATGGACAATTCCACACAAGAAATCTCTTCCTTCACCCAAACCATG GTGAAAGAAGAAGCTGTACTGTATGCACAGACTGAACCTGTTGCATGGGCAGCATCAGATTCCTTCACCTTCACTGTCTCCTGCCCTCCATCATCTCTGCAAGCTCACACCTTTAATATCCACATCTCTTATGAAAATACAGACAAAGAGCACACGAGTGCGCTTCATGCAAACACTG GTGCTGTTGTCGCTGAGGGTAGTAGTGTTCTCATAGACGAATCAAAGCTGGATGCCTCCAACCTTTTGGGAAAGCTAGATAACGCAGAACAGCACTTTTATGAAGTCTGGTACGAAATCACTTCTCCGCCGCAGCACGGTACAATTGTTGTCGGTGAATGGAATCATACCCATGAAAGATCAAAGTTCTCACAATTCAACCTCCACAAGCATGGAATCATATACGTACATGACGACTCGGAGACCACTCATGATAACTTTACATTTGACGTGTGGCTAAACCCCAGAGGCAAGCCTGCTGAACGACCCCAGAATGCAGACCATGTGGTATCCGAATTGTTTAATATCACTGTGACCCCTGTTAATGATCAACCTCCCGTGCTCAAGACAGGAACCCCCAAACTCAAAGTGGTCTGGGGGGACACGGTGACCTTAGACCCTGAATATCTTTATGTGGAGGACCAGGACACCCCACCTCAAGAGATTCATTATACAGTAATCGGCAAGCCCAAAAATGGATTCCTTGCTTTCAAAGGTCAACTGAATAAGTCTGTTGTTACTTTTACCCAAGCTGATATAAATGATAGAAGGGTGCATTTCATTCAAAAAGGAGAACCCTCCTCAGGGGTAATCTACCTCAATATCACTGATGGATTTCACAGACCACTCTATAAGCTCTTCAGTGTGGAGGTAGAGAATATCACCATCCTTGTGGTCAACAATACTGGACTGACTCTGTTGCAAGGTCAAATGACAGTGACTCTGACACTTGAGCAGCTGGCTGCAGTCGCCAATGAGAGAAACGCATACATTAAGTATTTAGTTACGACCCCACCAAGTCACGGGACTCTCATAGTTATGGAAAACCCAGTCACACATTTTGACCAAGAGGACCTGCGCACTGGCATAGTGTTGTATCGCATGACTGACCCGTCGTCCTATCAGGACAGCTTTGAGTTCACTGTCTTCACATCTGAGACTAACCTGACTAACCAAGTGGTAAACATCACTGTCCGGCCACTGATCCATCTTGGAGAGCATGTTAGGATCCCAAACGGCATCCCGGTGAAGCTCAGAAAAGATGTCCTTGATGCAACCGAATTGGCCTCCCTTAGTGGTAGTGACCCTGTATTTGAAATCCTTGAGCCTCCGAAACATGGCAAGCTAGTCAAGGTTACATTTGGCCTTGGGGGAGCGTCTCATTCAGTGGAATCCTTTTCATTCAGGGATGTGGAACAGGGACGAGTGGCCATTGAGGAAAACATCAACTTCACTGCCGTTTATGGCAACACAACAGCAGGCAGGCACAATGTCACTGTGCTCCATCCACTTAGTGACTCATTTGTTTTCCTTTTGAAGGCGGCCAATGTTCAGCCTGCCGTGGGGGAGTTTGTGTATGTGGTATTACCCTATGACCCTGTTACAGGAAAGCACCTACTTTCAGAGCCACCTCTGTGGCCAACCAGGTTGCCGACatttaacagaacaacaaaTTTGAAGTCACCCATGTACCCTCCATCTCATACTGGTCCGACAACAAGACCCCACAGAACGGCTGCCAAGGTGAAACCTCGAAACCGCTGGGGGAACCACACACGAAGCAGATCCACCATTCCACACGTTTCCCGTACTACAATTGGTAAACTGGGTCCTTCTCCAAAAAATACCTTAGTCAGAATGGAGTCCCTACCAAGACCTGCGTCTGATCCACTGCTTATCATTCTTCCACTTCTTGCCTGCCTCCTGCTGATTGTCATCCTTGTGGTTCTCATTCTTGTCTTCCGGCACCGCAGGGAAAAGCGGGCCCACCCAGCAATGATCCAGGATCTGACGGAGAACCCCGGAGAAGACATTTTAGCCAGAAGCCCATATCTGGGTCAACCTGAGAGAAGTCTCACCGTTCCCTCTGTAATAGTAACTCCACTTACTCCGAGTTGCCCCGGCAGCCCTCTTTTGGACACCGTACACGGCGGAGCATTGTTGCCTGCGATTGAACGAGCTGTGTCGCCGTTTCTCCTTTGCACATGGAGTCCACTTGACCCAAATTCTGTCCAGCAGTGTTCCCCAGCGACACCACCCCTTAAACAAAACCAGTACTGGGTTTGA